One Corallococcus exiguus DNA segment encodes these proteins:
- the uvrA gene encoding excinuclease ABC subunit UvrA, whose protein sequence is MATPKAPRTRKPPDPSGFVRVRGAREHNLKHVDVDIPRDALVVFTGVSGSGKSSLAFGTLYAEAQRRYFESVAPYARRLIDQVGVPEVDSIDGLPPAVALQQHRGAPTSRSSVGSVTTLSNSVRMLYSRAGNYPPKLERLDSDAFSPNTPAGACPKCHGIGRVFEVTERSMVPDDSLSIRERAVAAWPPAWHGQNLRDILVTLGYDIDKPWRDLPKKDRQWILFTDEQPTVPVYAGFTSAEVKRAMARKETPSYMGTFTGAKRYVMTTFATTQSAMMKKRVARYMVASDCSLCEGKRLKRESLSVTFAGRDIGELSRMPLEQVAELIKPTAEGKGKDADVMAREHPEKLIVAQRITKDLLARIQVLTDLGLGYLSLERSTPTLSPGELQRLRLATQVRSNLFGVVYVMDEPSAGLHPADTESLLTALDRLKEAGNSLFVVEHEVDVIRHADWIVDVGPAAGEHGGRVLYSGVPEGLAKVEASRTRRYLFEEEALRRREPRKPTGRLRLEGVRRNNLRGLDVDFPLGVFTTVTGVSGSGKSSLVSQALVELVAGRLGQTLAPEEEEGEPLDREPVMASEGHIKEGMDAIRRLVTVDQKPIGRTPRSNLATYTGLFDHVRKLFAATPLSKSRKYGAGRFSFNTAGGRCDTCEGEGFVSVELLFLPSVYAPCPTCHGTRYNAKTLEVRYREKNIADVLGLTVDGALDFFTEEPPLQRALKVLRDVGLGYLRLGQPATELSGGEAQRIKLATELQRTQHGDTLYVLDEPTTGLHPADVDKLMTQLEGLVDAGNTVIVVEHDLRVVAASDHVIDVGPGAGNAGGRVVAQGTPEQVAKVKESRTAPYLARTLG, encoded by the coding sequence ATGGCCACTCCGAAAGCACCTCGCACCCGCAAGCCTCCCGACCCCTCCGGCTTCGTCCGCGTTCGGGGCGCCCGCGAACACAACCTGAAGCACGTGGACGTGGACATCCCTCGCGACGCGCTGGTGGTCTTCACCGGCGTGTCCGGCTCCGGCAAGTCGTCGCTGGCGTTCGGGACGCTCTACGCGGAGGCGCAGCGGCGCTACTTCGAATCCGTGGCCCCGTACGCCCGGCGCCTGATTGATCAGGTGGGCGTGCCGGAAGTGGACTCCATCGACGGGCTGCCCCCGGCGGTGGCGCTCCAGCAGCACCGGGGCGCGCCGACATCGCGCTCGTCGGTGGGCAGCGTGACGACCCTGTCGAACTCCGTGCGCATGCTGTACTCGCGCGCGGGCAACTACCCGCCGAAGCTGGAGCGGCTGGACTCGGATGCGTTCTCCCCGAACACACCCGCGGGTGCGTGCCCCAAGTGCCACGGCATCGGCCGCGTGTTCGAGGTCACCGAGCGCTCCATGGTGCCGGATGACTCCTTGAGCATCCGCGAGCGCGCCGTCGCCGCATGGCCGCCCGCGTGGCATGGCCAGAACCTGCGCGACATCCTGGTGACGCTCGGGTACGACATCGACAAGCCCTGGCGCGACCTGCCGAAGAAGGACCGCCAGTGGATCCTCTTCACCGACGAGCAGCCCACGGTCCCCGTCTACGCGGGCTTCACCTCCGCGGAGGTAAAGCGGGCCATGGCCCGCAAGGAGACCCCCAGCTACATGGGCACCTTCACGGGCGCGAAGCGCTACGTGATGACCACCTTCGCGACAACGCAGAGCGCGATGATGAAGAAGCGCGTCGCCCGGTACATGGTCGCCAGCGACTGCTCGCTGTGCGAGGGCAAGCGCCTGAAGCGCGAGTCCCTGTCGGTGACGTTCGCGGGCCGCGACATCGGCGAGCTGTCCCGCATGCCGCTGGAGCAGGTCGCGGAGCTGATCAAACCCACGGCGGAAGGGAAGGGGAAGGACGCGGACGTCATGGCCCGCGAACACCCGGAGAAGCTCATCGTCGCCCAGCGCATCACCAAGGACCTGCTCGCGCGCATCCAGGTGCTGACGGACCTGGGCCTGGGCTACCTGTCGCTGGAGCGCAGCACGCCCACGCTGTCACCGGGTGAGTTGCAGCGGCTGCGGCTGGCCACGCAGGTGCGCTCCAACCTCTTCGGCGTGGTGTACGTGATGGACGAACCGTCCGCCGGCCTGCACCCCGCGGACACGGAGTCGCTGCTCACGGCGTTGGATCGGCTGAAGGAGGCGGGCAACTCGCTGTTCGTGGTGGAGCACGAGGTGGACGTCATCCGCCACGCGGATTGGATCGTCGACGTGGGCCCCGCCGCCGGTGAGCACGGCGGACGCGTGCTCTACAGCGGGGTGCCGGAGGGACTGGCGAAGGTGGAGGCGTCCCGGACGCGGCGCTACCTCTTCGAGGAGGAGGCCCTGCGCCGCCGCGAACCCCGGAAGCCCACGGGGCGGCTGCGCCTGGAAGGCGTGAGGCGCAACAACCTGCGCGGCCTGGACGTGGACTTCCCCCTGGGCGTCTTCACCACGGTGACGGGCGTGTCTGGCTCCGGCAAGTCCAGCCTGGTGAGCCAGGCGCTGGTGGAACTGGTGGCGGGAAGACTGGGCCAGACGCTTGCGCCGGAAGAGGAGGAGGGCGAGCCGCTGGACCGCGAGCCGGTGATGGCGAGCGAGGGACATATCAAGGAAGGGATGGATGCCATCCGCCGGCTGGTGACGGTGGACCAGAAGCCCATCGGCCGCACGCCGCGCTCCAACCTGGCGACGTACACGGGCCTCTTCGACCACGTGCGCAAGCTGTTCGCGGCGACGCCCCTTTCGAAGTCGCGCAAGTACGGAGCGGGGCGCTTCTCCTTCAACACGGCGGGAGGCCGCTGCGACACGTGCGAGGGCGAGGGCTTCGTGAGCGTGGAGCTGCTCTTCCTGCCCAGCGTGTACGCGCCGTGCCCCACGTGCCACGGCACCCGCTACAACGCGAAGACGCTGGAGGTGCGCTACCGCGAGAAGAACATCGCGGACGTGCTGGGGCTGACGGTGGACGGCGCCTTAGACTTCTTCACCGAGGAGCCGCCGCTCCAGCGAGCGCTCAAGGTGCTGCGCGACGTGGGCCTGGGCTACCTGCGCCTGGGCCAGCCCGCGACGGAGCTCTCCGGAGGTGAAGCCCAGCGCATCAAGCTGGCCACGGAGCTGCAGCGCACCCAACACGGCGACACGCTCTACGTGCTGGACGAACCCACCACGGGCCTGCACCCGGCGGACGTGGACAAGCTGATGACGCAGCTGGAAGGACTGGTGGATGCGGGCAACACGGTCATCGTCGTGGAGCACGACCTGCGCGTCGTCGCCGCCAGCGACCACGTCATCGACGTGGGGCCCGGCGCGGGCAACGCCGGAGGCCGCGTGGTGGCGCAGGGCACGCCGGAGCAGGTGGCGAAGGTGAAGGAGAGCCGCACCGCTCCGTACCTGGCGCGAACGCTCGGGTGA
- a CDS encoding putative periplasmic lipoprotein, with protein sequence MRRFIGLFASLMWLSACGNSTSSVGLSTRMGSAVTGSALTRTSSQRLALSNGITVERVRLSVRELELKREGHHDDRSDDDSDAGSDDDKSEFKQRTGPFLIDLSGTALDGQMVRLQDISVDVGTYDEIEFDIGKVDPATAPTALKELAEQGASLIIDGHIDGEPFQFVSSLRVEQEREVSFEIAEGDDQNVTFNIDPSGWFTDKDGKRLDPRESSARSQLENNLQKSIDAFDDHDRNGGEDDDDHDRHGGRSGGED encoded by the coding sequence ATGCGTCGTTTCATCGGTCTGTTCGCGTCCCTCATGTGGCTGTCCGCGTGCGGCAACAGCACGTCCTCGGTGGGGTTGAGCACGCGGATGGGGAGCGCGGTCACGGGCTCGGCCCTGACGCGCACGTCCAGCCAGCGGCTGGCGCTCTCCAATGGCATCACCGTAGAGCGCGTGCGGCTGTCGGTGCGCGAGCTGGAGCTCAAGCGCGAAGGCCACCATGACGACCGCTCCGACGACGACTCCGACGCCGGGAGCGATGACGACAAGTCCGAGTTCAAGCAGCGCACGGGGCCCTTCCTCATCGACCTGTCCGGCACGGCGCTGGACGGCCAGATGGTGCGCCTGCAGGACATCTCCGTGGACGTCGGCACCTACGACGAGATCGAATTCGACATCGGCAAGGTCGACCCCGCGACCGCCCCGACCGCGTTGAAGGAGCTGGCTGAGCAGGGCGCGTCCCTCATCATCGACGGCCACATCGACGGCGAGCCCTTCCAGTTCGTCTCCAGCCTCCGCGTGGAGCAGGAGCGCGAGGTGAGCTTCGAAATCGCCGAGGGCGACGACCAGAACGTGACCTTCAACATCGACCCGAGCGGCTGGTTCACCGACAAGGACGGCAAGCGCCTTGACCCGCGCGAGTCCAGCGCCCGGTCGCAGCTGGAGAACAACCTCCAGAAGTCCATCGACGCGTTCGACGACCACGACCGCAACGGCGGCGAGGACGACGACGACCACGACCGTCACGGCGGCCGGAGCGGCGGCGAGGACTGA
- a CDS encoding RNA polymerase sigma factor, which produces MHPLTWTGIASGALPRHAVVARVRGAGGEGVVTEQELADCIRRAARGDQSACGQLYHRFHGAVRRVAQGSGVLGTAEVEDAVQETFVRAFRELPRLQHPRAFSGWLLTIARHHAYALSRGAKARARVEEDLARELDTVAPALPPSLTLERRVAVVRALIEGLPEGPEKETVRLFYLEGELSAREIADRLGLGKSAVTMRLERFRARVKRELLARLLAAEVG; this is translated from the coding sequence TTGCATCCTCTCACCTGGACCGGCATCGCCTCGGGGGCCCTGCCCCGGCACGCGGTCGTCGCGCGCGTGCGCGGAGCGGGCGGGGAGGGCGTCGTGACGGAGCAGGAGCTGGCGGACTGCATCCGCCGGGCTGCGAGGGGTGATCAGTCCGCGTGCGGTCAGCTCTACCATCGCTTCCACGGGGCCGTGCGCCGCGTGGCCCAGGGCTCGGGCGTCCTGGGCACCGCGGAGGTGGAGGACGCCGTGCAGGAGACGTTCGTGCGCGCCTTCCGCGAGCTGCCCCGGCTCCAGCATCCGCGCGCGTTCAGCGGCTGGCTGCTGACCATCGCGCGGCATCACGCCTACGCGCTCAGCCGTGGCGCGAAGGCCCGGGCCCGCGTGGAGGAGGACCTGGCGCGCGAACTGGACACCGTCGCGCCCGCGCTGCCTCCGTCGTTGACGCTGGAGCGCCGCGTGGCCGTGGTGCGCGCGCTCATCGAAGGACTGCCCGAGGGCCCGGAGAAGGAGACCGTCCGCCTCTTCTATTTGGAGGGCGAGCTGAGCGCGCGGGAGATCGCCGACCGGCTGGGGCTGGGCAAGAGCGCGGTGACGATGCGACTGGAGCGCTTCCGGGCCCGCGTGAAACGCGAGCTGCTGGCGCGGCTGCTGGCCGCGGAGGTGGGCTGA
- a CDS encoding caspase family protein, with translation MLLPEEPRVSRLLFIPVVLALVVLGACRSVESREKGRAVRVRLDDGVLASAQEGERHALLIGISAYTDPAWNGLRYAAKDADDLGRVLADPARGGFRSVTVLTRPEQTTRTSVLAALQALEARPWRPQDTVVVYVSGHGSLARDARGELQRYLVTSDTRYRDVAGTGLDMATLEQSLERLGSRRRVLVLATCHSGTGKSLLPPEVRDELAHTKASFLPQPLEAASRASLVLSASDWGEAAREDDALANDIYTHFLIQALDGSGDRNRDGAVSATEAHDWARRNTWAYTEGRQRPSAQILEVGADPVLLSGSLQRPGQPEVFSYSARLEGFTLKVDGHDAGELPGGVVVPEGRRKLELRKGGQVLWEDTVALRSGERRELEAFLRPMADGPKRTVTLGGGVLGFLDGQSREQVLPASAQGGVGLGWEGVLLDGKLDLWVDVAAGQGRQSLRLDPGGDVPVRHRTLLVGVAVGPTWTWGRLGLSTGPRVAGLWLQRSFQLELLDRNEQYVTAWPGWMAALSFRFSPAWMVEARAQALWAYVPVDGQTRTVGFGGLMLAGGYRF, from the coding sequence ATGCTGCTCCCTGAGGAGCCGCGCGTGTCCCGCCTGCTGTTCATCCCCGTGGTGCTGGCGCTGGTGGTGCTCGGCGCGTGCCGCTCCGTGGAGTCGCGGGAGAAGGGCCGTGCGGTGCGGGTGCGCCTGGACGATGGCGTGCTGGCGTCGGCGCAGGAGGGTGAGCGGCACGCGCTGCTCATCGGCATCTCCGCGTACACGGACCCCGCATGGAACGGGCTGCGCTACGCGGCGAAAGACGCGGACGACCTGGGCCGAGTGCTGGCGGATCCGGCGCGCGGAGGCTTCCGCTCCGTGACGGTGCTCACGAGGCCGGAGCAGACGACGCGCACGTCGGTGCTCGCCGCGCTCCAGGCGCTGGAGGCGCGTCCCTGGCGGCCCCAGGACACGGTGGTCGTGTACGTGTCTGGGCACGGCTCGCTGGCGCGCGACGCGAGGGGCGAACTGCAGCGCTATCTGGTGACGTCCGACACCCGCTACCGCGACGTGGCCGGCACGGGCCTGGACATGGCCACGCTGGAACAGTCGCTGGAGCGGTTGGGCTCGCGGCGGCGAGTGCTGGTGCTGGCCACCTGTCACAGCGGCACGGGCAAGTCGCTGCTGCCGCCGGAGGTCCGCGACGAGCTCGCGCACACCAAGGCGTCCTTCCTGCCGCAGCCATTGGAGGCCGCGAGCCGCGCCTCGCTGGTGTTGTCCGCCAGCGATTGGGGTGAGGCCGCGCGAGAGGACGACGCGCTGGCCAATGACATCTACACGCACTTCCTCATCCAGGCGCTCGACGGAAGTGGCGACCGCAATCGCGACGGCGCGGTGAGCGCCACCGAAGCCCACGACTGGGCCCGCCGCAACACCTGGGCCTATACGGAAGGGCGCCAGCGTCCCAGCGCGCAGATTCTGGAAGTGGGCGCGGATCCGGTGCTGCTGTCCGGCTCCTTGCAGCGGCCAGGGCAGCCAGAGGTCTTCTCCTACAGCGCGAGGCTGGAGGGCTTCACGCTCAAGGTGGATGGCCACGACGCGGGCGAGCTGCCCGGTGGCGTGGTGGTGCCAGAGGGCCGGCGGAAGCTGGAGCTGCGCAAGGGCGGCCAGGTGTTGTGGGAGGACACCGTGGCGCTGCGCTCCGGCGAGCGGCGCGAACTGGAGGCGTTCCTGCGTCCCATGGCGGACGGGCCCAAGCGCACGGTGACGCTGGGCGGAGGCGTGCTCGGCTTCCTGGATGGACAGAGCCGCGAGCAGGTGCTGCCGGCGTCGGCGCAGGGGGGCGTGGGACTGGGCTGGGAGGGTGTGCTCCTGGACGGGAAGCTGGACCTCTGGGTGGACGTGGCGGCGGGGCAGGGGCGTCAGTCGCTGCGGTTGGATCCAGGCGGCGACGTGCCGGTGCGGCACCGCACGCTACTCGTGGGCGTGGCGGTGGGGCCCACGTGGACGTGGGGCCGACTGGGCCTGTCCACCGGTCCTCGCGTGGCCGGACTGTGGTTGCAGCGCTCCTTCCAGTTGGAGCTGCTGGACCGGAACGAGCAGTACGTCACGGCCTGGCCGGGATGGATGGCCGCGCTGTCATTCCGCTTCAGCCCGGCGTGGATGGTGGAAGCGCGCGCACAGGCGTTGTGGGCCTACGTCCCGGTGGACGGACAGACGCGCACGGTGGGCTTTGGAGGCCTGATGCTGGCCGGAGGGTACCGCTTCTGA
- a CDS encoding carboxypeptidase-like regulatory domain-containing protein produces MRARTCGRALVLALVGCGGFDNGDLRTGTVRGRVLGAESGVARVSVMGHSELRATVAADGRFELSGVPAVSLELYVVASRTQAARTPVMAQGARVTDVGDIQARPGAFLTVRVRDEQGAIPPDVEVELRGTGEDRAKVDTSSGEVRLGPLPAGCYALEVKADDLEDVETEVCVREGEERVQPITLPADDDGGGDDDGGSDDHGGGRDGG; encoded by the coding sequence ATGCGAGCCAGGACATGCGGCAGGGCGCTGGTGTTGGCGCTCGTGGGCTGTGGCGGTTTCGACAACGGGGACCTGCGCACGGGCACCGTGCGAGGCCGCGTGCTGGGCGCGGAGTCCGGCGTGGCGCGCGTCAGCGTGATGGGCCATTCGGAGCTGCGAGCGACGGTGGCCGCGGACGGCCGCTTCGAACTGAGCGGCGTGCCGGCGGTGTCGCTGGAGCTGTACGTGGTCGCCTCACGCACGCAGGCAGCGAGGACGCCCGTGATGGCACAGGGCGCTCGGGTCACCGACGTGGGCGACATCCAGGCGAGGCCCGGGGCCTTCCTCACCGTGAGGGTGCGGGACGAGCAGGGCGCCATCCCGCCCGACGTCGAGGTGGAACTGCGAGGCACGGGAGAAGACCGCGCGAAGGTCGACACGAGCAGCGGCGAGGTCCGCCTGGGACCGCTGCCTGCGGGCTGCTACGCGCTGGAGGTCAAGGCCGACGACCTGGAGGACGTGGAGACGGAGGTCTGCGTCCGTGAGGGCGAGGAGCGTGTTCAGCCCATCACGCTGCCTGCGGATGACGATGGCGGCGGAGACGACGACGGCGGCAGCGACGACCACGGCGGCGGGCGGGACGGCGGCTGA